One genomic region from Thunnus maccoyii chromosome 16, fThuMac1.1, whole genome shotgun sequence encodes:
- the rin3 gene encoding ras and Rab interactor 3 isoform X1 — translation MMEASVVSQDAGHTTPLTGALDTSTTPSPDSIPPSSPLSPRSLPSSHPPTRPRRPKPPPPSLKSSQLPSRPPLPPSTPPSLPPPLPPVSKPLSSNPPPASVPPTLPFNPPPPSLPPPISPTPISPPPLLSLQSTVSSELTPSFTPPPLPSPLSPTVPSSSCSSPPPPPLIPPSSPTPSLLSPIDRLVGSAPIWQPKGLSQDQTTSIMGKETAGAFLVHSTEDKGMMLSVRLPEEQGKPLVHDLAVKQHKTFLHLDGSSLIFDDIFKMISFYCVSRDILAVPLRLPLAITTATKREELEVISAMGADFWTSDLNQQAKNQDPVSDQNHSSLYLYVNPVTVDENPNKDLKPSSISKSEIITPQNISSSLQNGGTPQQVTPEVKGQTKIMSNQEIKYKRPPPRPPSLGSGSGMGLLFSSPPSVHNSSSADKKEEGKGGVVGEREERKLLSTSPPPSRPPVPPQSRAAPPLPPAPLHRTSSRKSTDQEGGEGTEREKGQKPAKKTEKEGVGERGEEKTGSKPALLGEGAEVENSSKNEEEEGKKEGEKAEEKEDEREEKEVRVDKEEDKQKSSSQCQPLAKKPSRPVPPPRRKPSSPGTPVCPNQAGLINQSAGMRATPPSPARRPDVSLYSPQGGAVLGTDPDSCSTSSTEEEGEPNQEQEQNHSRPAESCSPKVPVKRTPTTVMLDRARYRLSTVLTGLISHDRRLTQRIVEMARDPLTYFGNLVKEHRAFTLETMSKHSTSTELLQEIRQMMTQLKSYLLQSTELQAMLEPQHQYAQDKLESIVEAALCKSVLKPLREPIYQSLEKLHENNNSLKQLAQNQSVVLGSTTTALGITTAVPEASSMERISIKLNNLHLEYSPQKKIELLLKACKIIYDSMSVSCPGRTHGADDFLPVMMYVLARSNLSNLQLDVEYMMELMDPALTLGEGSYYLTTTYGALEHIKTFDQQRSATRQLSREVQDSIHRWERRRTLNQERMAQGSIRDFLTVCCPEIGKNPKTLGVLPTTTIEQLSEQCAARFEQDSYMLSVYMDDVHQPLAPTELALSVKNSLQPGAYCFVYHPIDQPINPPVRSCPTDPPPAPPTEICFQADIAAADTVEPEAEEESLISL, via the exons ATGATGGAAGCAAGCGTTGTTTCCCAGGACGCAGG CCACACAACCCCTCTGACAGGCGCACTCGACACTTCAACCACCCCCTCTCCTgactccatccctccatcttctCCCCTTTCACCACGTTCCCTGCCCTCCTCCCACCCTCCTACCCGACCACGCCGACCCAAACCACCACCTCCTAGCTTGAAGTCCTCCCAGTTACCCTCTcgacctcctcttcctccatccacacctccatccctccctcctcctctccctcctgtcTCCAAACCTCTCTCTTCCAACCCTCCTCCTGCTTCTGTTCCTCCCACTCTTCCCTTCAACCCTCCTCCCCCATCTCTTCCTCCCCCTATCTCCCCTACTCCCATCTCCCCTCCTCCCTTGCTTTCTCTCCAGTCAACTGTCTCCTCTGAGCTTACTCCCTCTtttactcctcctcctcttccttcaccTTTATCCCCAACAGTcccatcctcctcctgctcctcacctcctcccccacctcttatccctccatcctctccaaCACCTTCACTGCTGAGCCCTATAGATCGGCTGGTGGGGAGCGCACCCATATGGCAGCCCAAAGGACTCAGCCAAGACCAAACCACAAGCATAATGGGAAAAGAGACGGCTGGG GCGTTCCTGGTTCACAGCACAGAGGACAAGGGCATGATGCTGTCAGTACGGCTGCCTGAAGAACAGGGGAAGCCACTTGTACACGACCTGGCGGTCAAACAGCACAAGACAT tTCTTCACTTAGACGGTTCCTCTCTGATTTTtgatgacatcttcaaaatgATCTCCTTCTACTGTGTCAGCAG GGACATCCTGGCTGTCCCACTGAGGTTACCCCTGGCCATTACCACGGCAACTAAGAGAGAGGAGCTGGAGGTCATCTCTGCTATGGGCGCAG ATTTCTGGACATCTGATTTGAACCAGCAGGCAAAGAACCAGGACCCGGTTTCAGATCAGAACCACAGCAGTCTGTACCTGTATGTCAACCCAGTCACTGTGGACGAGAACCCCAACAAAGACCTGAAACCCTCCTCCATCTCCAAATCTGAAATCATCACCCCTCAAAACATCAGTTCCTCCTTGCAGAATGGAGGAACCCCACAGCAAGTCACcccagaggtcaaaggtcagactAAGATCATGTCCAACCAGGAAATTAAATACAAGAGACCCCCACCACGACCCCCAAGCCTGGGCTCAGGCTCCGGAATGGGCCTGCTCTTCTCATCACCTCCCTCTGTTCACAATTCATCCTCAGCtgacaaaaaagaggaaggaaaaggaggagtagttggggagagagaagagaggaagttACTATCaacatcacctcctccatcaagGCCTCCTGTCCCCCCGCAAAGCCGAGCCGCTCCCCCACtgcctcctgctcctctccatcGCACCTCCTCCAGGAAAAGCACTGACcaagagggaggagaagggacagagagagagaagggacaAAAACCTgcaaagaaaactgagaaagagggggtaggagagagaggagaggaaaaaacaggaagtaaaccAGCTCTGCTGGGTGAGGGTGCTGAAGTAGAGAACAGTAGCaaaaatgaagaggaagaggggaaaaaggagggagaaaaggcagaggagaaagaggatgagagggaggaaaaagaggtGAGAGTGGATAAAGAGGAGGACAAACAAAAATCCAGCTCCCAGTGTCAGCCGTTGGCAAAGAAACCGTCCCGTCCAGTCCCTCCCCCAAGGAGGAAACCGAGCTCTCCAGGCACACCTGTGTGCCCCAACCAGGCTGGTTTAATCAATCAGAGTGCTGGAATGAGAGCAACCCCTCCCTCCCCAGCACGGCGTCCAGATGTGTCACTGTACTCTCCTCAGGGGGGCGCTGTGCTGGGAACAGACCCCGACTCCTGCTCGAccagcagcacagaggaagagggagagccGAACCAGGAGCAGGAGCAAAACCACAG CCGCCCTGCAGAGAGCTGCAGCCCCAAGGTACCAGTAAAGAGAACCCCCACTACGGTTATGCTGGACCGAGCCCGCTACCGCCTGTCCACTGTCCTCACCGGTCTCATCAGCCATGACCGTCGCCTCACGCAGCGCATTGTGGAGATGGCCAGGGACCCTCTGACCTATTTTGGTAACCTG GTGAAAGAGCACCGTGCATTCACCCTGGAGACCATGTCGAAGCACTCCACCTCCACTGAGCTGTTACAGGAGATAAGACAAATGATGACACAATTGAAGAGTTACTTGCTGCAGAGTACTGAGCTGCAAGCCATGCTGGAGCCACAACATCAGTATGCACAAGACAAACTAG AGAGCATAGTAGAAGCAGCTCTATGTAAGAGTGTACTGAAGCCACTGAGGGAGCCAATTTACCAGAGTCTGGAGAAACTGCACGAGAACAACAACAGCCTGAAACAGCTGGCACAGAACCAG TCTGTTGTTCTAGGCAGCACCACCACAGCATTAGGAATAACCACTGCTGTCCCTGAGGCCTCTTCTATGGAGAGGATCAGCATCAAACTGAATAATCTCCATTTGGAGTATTCTCCTCAGAAAAAGATTGAGCTGCTGCTCAAGGCCTGCAAGATCATCTATGACTCCATGTCTGTCAGCTGTCCAG GGCGGACCCATGGTGCTGATGACTTCCTGCCTGTAATGATGTACGTCCTGGCTAGATCCAATCTGTCCAACTTGCAGCTGGATGTGGAATATATGATGGAGTTGATGGACCCAGCACTAACACTAGGAGAAG gttcCTATTATCTGACAACCACCTACGGGGCCCTAGAGCACATCAAGACTTTTGACCAGCAGAGGTCAGCAACACGGCAGCTCAGCAGAGAGGTTCAGGACTCCATCCACCGCTGGGAGAGACGACGCACGCTCAACCAGGAGCGCATGGCCCAAGGATCTATccgg GACTTCCTGACAGTGTGCTGTCCTGAGATtggaaaaaaccccaaaactcTGGGTGTTCTCCCCACCACCACAATCGAACAGCTATCTGAACAGTGTGCTGCTCGCTTTGAACAAG ACTCCTACATGCTCAGTGTGTATATGGATGACGTTCACCAGCCCCTGGCCCCTACAGAGCTGGCCCTCAGTGTTAAGAACAGCTTGCAACCAGGAGCCTACTGCTTTGTCTATCACCCTATCGACCAACCCATCAACCCGCCCGTCCGCAGCTGCCCCACTGACCCGCCTCCAGCTCCACCTacagaaatctgttttcaaGCTGACATAGCAGCTGCTGATACTGTGGAGCCAGAAGCGGAAGAGGAGAGCCTGATTAGCTTGTAA
- the rin3 gene encoding ras and Rab interactor 3 isoform X2 has protein sequence MMLSVRLPEEQGKPLVHDLAVKQHKTFLHLDGSSLIFDDIFKMISFYCVSRDILAVPLRLPLAITTATKREELEVISAMGADFWTSDLNQQAKNQDPVSDQNHSSLYLYVNPVTVDENPNKDLKPSSISKSEIITPQNISSSLQNGGTPQQVTPEVKGQTKIMSNQEIKYKRPPPRPPSLGSGSGMGLLFSSPPSVHNSSSADKKEEGKGGVVGEREERKLLSTSPPPSRPPVPPQSRAAPPLPPAPLHRTSSRKSTDQEGGEGTEREKGQKPAKKTEKEGVGERGEEKTGSKPALLGEGAEVENSSKNEEEEGKKEGEKAEEKEDEREEKEVRVDKEEDKQKSSSQCQPLAKKPSRPVPPPRRKPSSPGTPVCPNQAGLINQSAGMRATPPSPARRPDVSLYSPQGGAVLGTDPDSCSTSSTEEEGEPNQEQEQNHSRPAESCSPKVPVKRTPTTVMLDRARYRLSTVLTGLISHDRRLTQRIVEMARDPLTYFGNLVKEHRAFTLETMSKHSTSTELLQEIRQMMTQLKSYLLQSTELQAMLEPQHQYAQDKLESIVEAALCKSVLKPLREPIYQSLEKLHENNNSLKQLAQNQSVVLGSTTTALGITTAVPEASSMERISIKLNNLHLEYSPQKKIELLLKACKIIYDSMSVSCPGRTHGADDFLPVMMYVLARSNLSNLQLDVEYMMELMDPALTLGEGSYYLTTTYGALEHIKTFDQQRSATRQLSREVQDSIHRWERRRTLNQERMAQGSIRDFLTVCCPEIGKNPKTLGVLPTTTIEQLSEQCAARFEQDSYMLSVYMDDVHQPLAPTELALSVKNSLQPGAYCFVYHPIDQPINPPVRSCPTDPPPAPPTEICFQADIAAADTVEPEAEEESLISL, from the exons ATGATGCTGTCAGTACGGCTGCCTGAAGAACAGGGGAAGCCACTTGTACACGACCTGGCGGTCAAACAGCACAAGACAT tTCTTCACTTAGACGGTTCCTCTCTGATTTTtgatgacatcttcaaaatgATCTCCTTCTACTGTGTCAGCAG GGACATCCTGGCTGTCCCACTGAGGTTACCCCTGGCCATTACCACGGCAACTAAGAGAGAGGAGCTGGAGGTCATCTCTGCTATGGGCGCAG ATTTCTGGACATCTGATTTGAACCAGCAGGCAAAGAACCAGGACCCGGTTTCAGATCAGAACCACAGCAGTCTGTACCTGTATGTCAACCCAGTCACTGTGGACGAGAACCCCAACAAAGACCTGAAACCCTCCTCCATCTCCAAATCTGAAATCATCACCCCTCAAAACATCAGTTCCTCCTTGCAGAATGGAGGAACCCCACAGCAAGTCACcccagaggtcaaaggtcagactAAGATCATGTCCAACCAGGAAATTAAATACAAGAGACCCCCACCACGACCCCCAAGCCTGGGCTCAGGCTCCGGAATGGGCCTGCTCTTCTCATCACCTCCCTCTGTTCACAATTCATCCTCAGCtgacaaaaaagaggaaggaaaaggaggagtagttggggagagagaagagaggaagttACTATCaacatcacctcctccatcaagGCCTCCTGTCCCCCCGCAAAGCCGAGCCGCTCCCCCACtgcctcctgctcctctccatcGCACCTCCTCCAGGAAAAGCACTGACcaagagggaggagaagggacagagagagagaagggacaAAAACCTgcaaagaaaactgagaaagagggggtaggagagagaggagaggaaaaaacaggaagtaaaccAGCTCTGCTGGGTGAGGGTGCTGAAGTAGAGAACAGTAGCaaaaatgaagaggaagaggggaaaaaggagggagaaaaggcagaggagaaagaggatgagagggaggaaaaagaggtGAGAGTGGATAAAGAGGAGGACAAACAAAAATCCAGCTCCCAGTGTCAGCCGTTGGCAAAGAAACCGTCCCGTCCAGTCCCTCCCCCAAGGAGGAAACCGAGCTCTCCAGGCACACCTGTGTGCCCCAACCAGGCTGGTTTAATCAATCAGAGTGCTGGAATGAGAGCAACCCCTCCCTCCCCAGCACGGCGTCCAGATGTGTCACTGTACTCTCCTCAGGGGGGCGCTGTGCTGGGAACAGACCCCGACTCCTGCTCGAccagcagcacagaggaagagggagagccGAACCAGGAGCAGGAGCAAAACCACAG CCGCCCTGCAGAGAGCTGCAGCCCCAAGGTACCAGTAAAGAGAACCCCCACTACGGTTATGCTGGACCGAGCCCGCTACCGCCTGTCCACTGTCCTCACCGGTCTCATCAGCCATGACCGTCGCCTCACGCAGCGCATTGTGGAGATGGCCAGGGACCCTCTGACCTATTTTGGTAACCTG GTGAAAGAGCACCGTGCATTCACCCTGGAGACCATGTCGAAGCACTCCACCTCCACTGAGCTGTTACAGGAGATAAGACAAATGATGACACAATTGAAGAGTTACTTGCTGCAGAGTACTGAGCTGCAAGCCATGCTGGAGCCACAACATCAGTATGCACAAGACAAACTAG AGAGCATAGTAGAAGCAGCTCTATGTAAGAGTGTACTGAAGCCACTGAGGGAGCCAATTTACCAGAGTCTGGAGAAACTGCACGAGAACAACAACAGCCTGAAACAGCTGGCACAGAACCAG TCTGTTGTTCTAGGCAGCACCACCACAGCATTAGGAATAACCACTGCTGTCCCTGAGGCCTCTTCTATGGAGAGGATCAGCATCAAACTGAATAATCTCCATTTGGAGTATTCTCCTCAGAAAAAGATTGAGCTGCTGCTCAAGGCCTGCAAGATCATCTATGACTCCATGTCTGTCAGCTGTCCAG GGCGGACCCATGGTGCTGATGACTTCCTGCCTGTAATGATGTACGTCCTGGCTAGATCCAATCTGTCCAACTTGCAGCTGGATGTGGAATATATGATGGAGTTGATGGACCCAGCACTAACACTAGGAGAAG gttcCTATTATCTGACAACCACCTACGGGGCCCTAGAGCACATCAAGACTTTTGACCAGCAGAGGTCAGCAACACGGCAGCTCAGCAGAGAGGTTCAGGACTCCATCCACCGCTGGGAGAGACGACGCACGCTCAACCAGGAGCGCATGGCCCAAGGATCTATccgg GACTTCCTGACAGTGTGCTGTCCTGAGATtggaaaaaaccccaaaactcTGGGTGTTCTCCCCACCACCACAATCGAACAGCTATCTGAACAGTGTGCTGCTCGCTTTGAACAAG ACTCCTACATGCTCAGTGTGTATATGGATGACGTTCACCAGCCCCTGGCCCCTACAGAGCTGGCCCTCAGTGTTAAGAACAGCTTGCAACCAGGAGCCTACTGCTTTGTCTATCACCCTATCGACCAACCCATCAACCCGCCCGTCCGCAGCTGCCCCACTGACCCGCCTCCAGCTCCACCTacagaaatctgttttcaaGCTGACATAGCAGCTGCTGATACTGTGGAGCCAGAAGCGGAAGAGGAGAGCCTGATTAGCTTGTAA
- the pth2 gene encoding tuberoinfundibular peptide of 39 residues isoform X1, which yields MPESERTVYESWQSDFNSVDQEELIVTLDNHSCRRIPTSSNVNEILQELAHKRLFQEPAYVIEQWTKILSTTGLQDLTTVYKTLQPTVRKVVKSLTFPETMNVHQKDIQKYLTTNLRNADTSVFVPQVLGRKINIDFTQIQGLQRKPVANMCGCVLELSVNYDSYPDFSSKMNRVLEFNVMSGLPAFPRTSFLLLCILGMTLVTSGFPQPRLPLSPDDSEAKRDDWDVVFPSISLRDWSIQMMSAPSLRAAANSKTGLMREAWLFAPERAEASVERAWPAEWSSQDAGMVKRNMVVADDAAFREKSKLLTSMERQKWLNSYMQKLLVVKSS from the exons ATGCCTGAATCTGAGCGTACAGTATATGAATCATGGCAATCAGATTTTAACAGTGTCGACCAAGAGGAATTAATTGTCACCCTAGATAACCACAGCTGCAGAAGGATACCAACATCCAGCAATGTCAATGAAATCCTCCAGGAGCTTGCCCACAAAAGGCTTTTCCAAGAGCCTGCCTACGTAATTGAACAATGGACAAAAATACTCAGCACCACTGGGCTTCAGGACCTCACAACAGTATACAAAACCCTGCAACCAACTGTGAGAAAAGTTGTGAAGTCCCTCACCTTCCCAGAGACAATGAATGTCCACCAGAAGGACATTCAGAAGTACCTAACCACAAACTTGAGGAATGCTGACACATCTGTGTTTGTTCCTCAGGTTCTGGGGAGGAAAATCAATATTGACTTTACCCAGATTCAAGGACTTCAGAGAAAACCTGTGGCCAATATGTGTGGCTGTGTGCTGGAGTTGTCAGTCAATTATGACAGCTACCCTGACTTCAGCTCCAAGATGAACAGGGTGTTGGAGTTTAATGT gATGTCTGGGCTGCCTGCTTTCCCCCGTACATCCTTCCTACTGCTTTGCATTCTGGGTATGACCTTGGTGACATCTGGCTTCCCTCAGCCTCGACTACCTCTCAG TCCTGATGATTCAGAGGCTAAACGAGATGACTGGGATGTTGTCTTCCCCTCCATCTCTCTACGTGATTGGAGCATCCAAATGATGTCAGCACCCAGCCTCAGAGCGGCAGCCAATAGCAAGACAGGGTTGATGAGGGAGGCATGGCTCTTTGCCCCAGAGAGAGCAGAGGCAAG CGTGGAGAGGGCGTGGCCTGCTGAGTGGTCCTCTCAGGATGCAGGCATGGTGAAGAGGAACATGGTGGTGGCTGATGATGCTGCTTTCAGAGAGAAGAGTAAGCTGCTCACCTCCATGGAGAGACAGAAGTGGCTCAACTCCTACATGCAGAAACTACTGGTGGTTAAATCTTCATGA
- the pth2 gene encoding tuberoinfundibular peptide of 39 residues isoform X2, translated as MPESERTVYESWQSDFNSVDQEELIVTLDNHSCRRIPTSSNVNEILQELAHKRLFQEPAYVIEQWTKILSTTGLQDLTTVYKTLQPTVLGRKINIDFTQIQGLQRKPVANMCGCVLELSVNYDSYPDFSSKMNRVLEFNVMSGLPAFPRTSFLLLCILGMTLVTSGFPQPRLPLSPDDSEAKRDDWDVVFPSISLRDWSIQMMSAPSLRAAANSKTGLMREAWLFAPERAEASVERAWPAEWSSQDAGMVKRNMVVADDAAFREKSKLLTSMERQKWLNSYMQKLLVVKSS; from the exons ATGCCTGAATCTGAGCGTACAGTATATGAATCATGGCAATCAGATTTTAACAGTGTCGACCAAGAGGAATTAATTGTCACCCTAGATAACCACAGCTGCAGAAGGATACCAACATCCAGCAATGTCAATGAAATCCTCCAGGAGCTTGCCCACAAAAGGCTTTTCCAAGAGCCTGCCTACGTAATTGAACAATGGACAAAAATACTCAGCACCACTGGGCTTCAGGACCTCACAACAGTATACAAAACCCTGCAACCAACT GTTCTGGGGAGGAAAATCAATATTGACTTTACCCAGATTCAAGGACTTCAGAGAAAACCTGTGGCCAATATGTGTGGCTGTGTGCTGGAGTTGTCAGTCAATTATGACAGCTACCCTGACTTCAGCTCCAAGATGAACAGGGTGTTGGAGTTTAATGT gATGTCTGGGCTGCCTGCTTTCCCCCGTACATCCTTCCTACTGCTTTGCATTCTGGGTATGACCTTGGTGACATCTGGCTTCCCTCAGCCTCGACTACCTCTCAG TCCTGATGATTCAGAGGCTAAACGAGATGACTGGGATGTTGTCTTCCCCTCCATCTCTCTACGTGATTGGAGCATCCAAATGATGTCAGCACCCAGCCTCAGAGCGGCAGCCAATAGCAAGACAGGGTTGATGAGGGAGGCATGGCTCTTTGCCCCAGAGAGAGCAGAGGCAAG CGTGGAGAGGGCGTGGCCTGCTGAGTGGTCCTCTCAGGATGCAGGCATGGTGAAGAGGAACATGGTGGTGGCTGATGATGCTGCTTTCAGAGAGAAGAGTAAGCTGCTCACCTCCATGGAGAGACAGAAGTGGCTCAACTCCTACATGCAGAAACTACTGGTGGTTAAATCTTCATGA
- the pth2 gene encoding tuberoinfundibular peptide of 39 residues isoform X3 — protein sequence MHALSLSTQSVTPGTEDRMSGLPAFPRTSFLLLCILGMTLVTSGFPQPRLPLSPDDSEAKRDDWDVVFPSISLRDWSIQMMSAPSLRAAANSKTGLMREAWLFAPERAEASVERAWPAEWSSQDAGMVKRNMVVADDAAFREKSKLLTSMERQKWLNSYMQKLLVVKSS from the exons ATGCATGCACTGTCACTGTCTACACAATCAGTGACACCAGGAACAGAGGACAG gATGTCTGGGCTGCCTGCTTTCCCCCGTACATCCTTCCTACTGCTTTGCATTCTGGGTATGACCTTGGTGACATCTGGCTTCCCTCAGCCTCGACTACCTCTCAG TCCTGATGATTCAGAGGCTAAACGAGATGACTGGGATGTTGTCTTCCCCTCCATCTCTCTACGTGATTGGAGCATCCAAATGATGTCAGCACCCAGCCTCAGAGCGGCAGCCAATAGCAAGACAGGGTTGATGAGGGAGGCATGGCTCTTTGCCCCAGAGAGAGCAGAGGCAAG CGTGGAGAGGGCGTGGCCTGCTGAGTGGTCCTCTCAGGATGCAGGCATGGTGAAGAGGAACATGGTGGTGGCTGATGATGCTGCTTTCAGAGAGAAGAGTAAGCTGCTCACCTCCATGGAGAGACAGAAGTGGCTCAACTCCTACATGCAGAAACTACTGGTGGTTAAATCTTCATGA
- the pth2 gene encoding tuberoinfundibular peptide of 39 residues isoform X4, translated as MSGLPAFPRTSFLLLCILGMTLVTSGFPQPRLPLSPDDSEAKRDDWDVVFPSISLRDWSIQMMSAPSLRAAANSKTGLMREAWLFAPERAEASVERAWPAEWSSQDAGMVKRNMVVADDAAFREKSKLLTSMERQKWLNSYMQKLLVVKSS; from the exons ATGTCTGGGCTGCCTGCTTTCCCCCGTACATCCTTCCTACTGCTTTGCATTCTGGGTATGACCTTGGTGACATCTGGCTTCCCTCAGCCTCGACTACCTCTCAG TCCTGATGATTCAGAGGCTAAACGAGATGACTGGGATGTTGTCTTCCCCTCCATCTCTCTACGTGATTGGAGCATCCAAATGATGTCAGCACCCAGCCTCAGAGCGGCAGCCAATAGCAAGACAGGGTTGATGAGGGAGGCATGGCTCTTTGCCCCAGAGAGAGCAGAGGCAAG CGTGGAGAGGGCGTGGCCTGCTGAGTGGTCCTCTCAGGATGCAGGCATGGTGAAGAGGAACATGGTGGTGGCTGATGATGCTGCTTTCAGAGAGAAGAGTAAGCTGCTCACCTCCATGGAGAGACAGAAGTGGCTCAACTCCTACATGCAGAAACTACTGGTGGTTAAATCTTCATGA
- the tedc1 gene encoding tubulin epsilon and delta complex protein 1, translated as MQRSKAAVSVEVKQVIAALCRLLAATGLHAVPAPETFRRAKFGGEVEVEDQFWQLLANIFQTTGTVSSKASTQLTETSEHRKLVAAGLWQTGYYADWMYVRRGGGGGGGGGEEGRFSSRDLLLALGWLLATGTLEKLLTLRVQQLDKTLLTPTPVKPQISHEVQLDSASLRRLQWLIGCLRHQGRTLLSMQEERASLLHAVFSASLPSSASSSSDQSSSVLREDCAHMRELCDLLEAYLKWKQVEKVFWTWMDSVVDCHLKDPVVERSTHPTDRRAAVCHHGNRGLEKLEDMLLRLPTSQKGQRRGKRDAEHRGEGGERLQGRLDTSTLPPLLSSLPSLPSLPLLSQSYRARLHAEKPVRHSSRPAGGLCGRAEDPDELSASHATQLLLHTEARLLERRDRQRMANKIQLQEITGRLDELVLIPP; from the exons ATGCAGCGTAGTAAAGCGGCTGTGAGTGTGGAGGTGAAGCAGGTGATTGCAGCTCTGTGTAGACTGCTAGCGGCCACCGGCCTCCACGCTGTCCCCGCTCCGGAGACCTTCAGACGGGCTAAATTTGGTGGTGAAGTCGAGGTG GAGGATCAGTTCTGGCAGCTGCTCGCTAACATCTTTCAGACAACTGGAACCGTTTCCTCTAAAGCCAGCACACAGCTAACAGAGA cTTCTGAACACAGGAAGCTGGTGGCTGCAGGACTGTGGCAGACTGGCTACTATGCTGACTGGATGTATGTgaggaggggaggtggaggaggaggaggaggaggggaggaggggagattCTCCAGCAGAGATCTGCTCCTGGCGTTGGGCTGGCTGCTCGCTACAGGAACACTGGAGAAACTGCTGACTCTGCGAGTACAGCAACTGGACAAAACACTACTCACACCTACACCT GTGAAGCCTCAGATTTCTCATGAGGTCCAGTTAGACTCGGCTTCTCTTAGGAGACTTCAGTGGCTCATTGGCTGTCTGAGACATCAGGGGCGGACCCTGCTGTCCATGCAGGAAGAGCGAGCTTCATTGCTTCATGCT gttTTTTCTGCCAGCCTCCCCTCCTctgcatcctcctcctctgatcAAAGCTCTTCAGTGCTAAGagaa GATTGTGCTCATATGCGGGAGCTCTGTGACCTCCTTGAAGCATATCTGAAGTGGAAACAGGTGGAGAAAGTTTTCTGGACCTGGATG GATAGCGTAGTGGATTGCCATCTGAAAGATCCTGTTGTTGAGAGGTCTACACATCCAACTGATAGGAGAGCAGCAGTTTGTCACCACGGAAACCGGGGTTTAGAGAAATTGGAGGACATGCTGTTGAGACTGCCCACATCACAG AAAGGTCAGAGGAGAGGCAAAAGGGATGCTGAACacaggggagagggaggagagaggttGCAGGGTAGATTGGACacctccaccctccctccccttctctcttctctcccctccctgCCCTCCCTGCCCCTCCTCTCCCAGTCCTACCGAGCCAGGCTCCATGCTGAGAAGCCAGTCAGACACAGCAGCCGTCCAGCGGGGGGGCTCTGCGGCAGGGCCGAGGATCCAGACGAGCTGTCGGCGTCTCACGCTACACAGCTGCTTCTTCACACAGAGGCCAGACTGCTGGAGAGGAGGGACAGGCAGAGAATGGCCAACAAGATACAGCTGCAGGAGATAACTGGCAGGCTGGACGAACTGGTGTTGATACCACCGTAG